A window of Lepidochelys kempii isolate rLepKem1 chromosome 1, rLepKem1.hap2, whole genome shotgun sequence contains these coding sequences:
- the OR2AT4 gene encoding olfactory receptor 2AT4, producing the protein MNNCNSNSSAKDFYLIGFPALQDFQIPLFLVFLLSYLLILIGNIIIIAVVVVDQTLHRPMYFFLANLSALDILLTTTTIPKMLAMFLVNAKTISFHGCFLQMYCFHGLAVTESLLLVVMSYDRYEAICNPLHYPVKMTKRVNIQLAACAWVTALLIPIPVVFQTSQLTFGDTTTVYHCFCDHLAVVQAACSDFSASFQTFLGFSIAMTVSVVPLMLVTLSYVHIIVSIFKINSKGGRSKAFSTCTSHLIVVGTYYSSIAVAYISYRTDMPIDIHVMSNVIFAILTPLLNPLIYTLRNKEVNCAVKKIVFLKIFPPSEKL; encoded by the coding sequence ATGAATAACTGCAACAGCAATTCTTCCGCTAAAGATTTTTATCTCATTGGATTTCCTGCACTTCAAGATTTCCAGATCCCTCTTTTCCTTGTATTTTTGTTATCCTACCTGCTAATACTAATTGGTAATATCATTATTATAGCTGTAGTTGTGGTCGATCAAACACTTCACAGACCCATGTACTTTTTCCTAGCTAATCTCTCTGCCTTGGATATACTGCTTACAACTACTACCATTCCCAAAATGTTGGCAATGTTTCTGGTCAATGCCAAAACTATTTCTTTTCATGGTTGCTTTCTACAGATGTATTGTTTTCATGGTCTTGCAGTGACTGAATCGCTGCTTCTTGTAGTCATGTCTTACGATCGTTATGAAGCAATTTGTAATCCTTTGCATTATCCAGTTAAAATGACAAAAAGAGTAAACATTCAACTGGCAGCATGTGCCTGGGTAACTGCATTGTTAATACCAATACCTGTCGTATTCCAGACCTCTCAGTTAACATTTGGAGACACAACCACAGTTTACCATTGCTTTTGTGATCACTTGGCAGTTGTGCAAGCAGCTTGTTCAGATTTCAGTGCCTCTTTTCAGACTTTCTTGGGGTTTTCCATTGCCATGACTGTTTCAGTCGTGCCGCTTATGCTTGTCACCCTCTCATATGTTCACATCATTGTCTCCATATTCAAGATTAACTCTAAAGGAGGTCGCAGTAAGGCATTTTCTACTTGCACTTCTCATTTGATTGTGGTTGGCACTTACTATTCGTCCATTGCCGTGGCATATATTTCCTACAGAACTGACATGCCTATTGATATCCATGTAATGAGCAATGTTATTTTTGCTATTTTAACTCCTTTGTTAAATCCACTCATTTATACTTTGCGAAACAAGGAAGTAAATTGTGCAGTAAAAAAGATTGTTTTTCTGAAGATCTTTCCTCCTTCTGAAAAACTGTAA